The sequence TGtatcccatatatattaaaagagaaacattttaACATTTGAGGTAGccatgtgtcatcaccacaatgattcttagaatctatagaaaaataaattggttcatctaaatatataataagttttttattaaactaaccataaattaattgttaatgttcttcattctttccataaataaaaattatggaattgtctaatgtggttaaagtatatataatatttaataattttaattaataaaaatttgataaaaattagtgtaccctctatcatttttttcaactttaacttattaaaataaattaaacaaccacattaaccatataatataaatttagatgtttctgtatattttataatttaaaattttaaaactaaaaaaaaagagggcCCTGAGGAGCATGTCACCCTCAACCCACAAACAACGACTATATATTaccaaaactattaaaaatctcacattaatttttttgaactgtggtttaaaatttttgttatgaaaaaatataaataactacaaaatcatataagtatgaagattcattttaataaatattaaaattatttaattatagaccatgcaaataaaaaatgtttttttggattaataaaaaaatttgttttcgcATCAATTTGATAACATTCATAATAGAtactgaatttttaatatttaatatatatttattgtttattatgtaatatatacgtaaaaataatttttatataatattcattctgagcaaggcgcggatcttaatctagttaatgaattaaattttacacttcttaataataattatttcaaattttagaaagaaaatCCATCATAAAGTAAACTTTTTCATGTCTATATATGTATCTTACGCATTTCATTCTCATGAACctacagagaaaaaaaattgaagaaaataacaaagagaagaaaaaaaaaatgtcatcttcttcatcaagaAACGCCTTTGTGGATGGCAAATACAAACCAGATCTTTTAACAGTGGATTTAGCATCTCGCTGTCGCTGCTACAAAACGACGCCATCTTCTTCTCTGACTCCGCCGCCTCCTCCCAAGTCGCTTTTGGTGGCAACGCCGGTGGAGGAAGGAGAATATCCGGTGGTGATGCTCCTCCATGGTTaccttctctacaactcatTTTACTCCCAGCTTATGTTGCATGTCTCTTCCTATGGCTTCATTGTCATCGCTCCGCAGGTTCAATATTATCTcacaaattaattttagattaaTTACACTGATTCATGAATTAATTAGcctctaaaatttattttccgTTCTCAAATTTAATTTGTTAGAGCATTAGAGGTTTGGAGTCCTGAAAACACATACACAtaaatgtatatgtatatattatatgtgtatatgtaATTATGAGATCCTGTGAAAACTCAATCCAAAGTTTCTAAAAAGAAATTTTACACTAGAATTAAATAGTGAACCGAGaaacttttttaagaaaatttgagTTGGGTTTTCCAGTCATAGACTCCAcagttatatatacatatatatatacatatatgatctatatatatattgaggaCTCCATTGCCCCATTGGTAGAACTTTCCATTAGAAATCCTCTTAGTTAGTTAGCTACTTGTAAATCTGCGTTTGGTGACACATTAGTCCCCGTTCACCATTCAATACTAGTGTGAAAAGACATTGCAAGTAGACCATTTGgtatttgtgttaaaaaaaaaagtggaccATTTGGTCACTCGGTATAAATTTGCACTTACGTAAACTATAAATAGTTATGATGGATTAATGTAAAACTTAGGTGCAAGGAGACCGTCGTATTTAGGATTTATATGAATGGAGTACATGATGCCACGTTTAGCTGAGTTCTGAGACCTTATTTGTTTTGCTTGGCTCTTATTGGAACCTTAGACAGTAAGAAAAGTAAATAGATGGGTCCACTTGATGTATGAGTCTGTTTTTGTCTCTAATCAAATTGtccaattttataataatctcTCAAATCTTCTAAGAATAATTTCGTTacacgtttttattttgttatgaatCAAATTTATTGGTTATGTTATACCCAACAGTTATATAACATTGCCGGACCAGACACGATGGACGAGATAAAATCAACGGCGGAGATTATTGATTGGTTATCAGTCGGACTTAACCACTTTCTTCCACCACAAGTAACACCCAACCTATCTAAATTCGCACTCACCGGCCATAGCCGCGGCGGCAAAACCGCATTCGCCGTGGCCTTAAAGAAATTTGGATACTCATCGGAACTAAAGATCTCAGCACTTATCGGTGTAGATCCGGTGGATGGGACAGGGAAAGGTAAACAAACCCCTCCTCCGGTTTTAACCTATGAACCAAACTCATTTAACCTAGAAAAGATGCCTGTTCTAGTTATTGGTTCGGGACTTGGTGAACTTGCCCGGAACCCATTGTTTCCACCGTGTGCACCTACGGGAGTGAACCACCGAGAGTTTTTCCAGGAATGTCAAGGTCCAGCGTGGCATTTTGTCGCAAAGGATTACGGACATTTGGACATGCTTGATGATGATACAAAAGGGCTTAGAGGGAAGAGTTCTTATTGTTTGTGTAAGAATGGTGAAGAGAGAAAACCAATGAGGAGATTTATTGGTGGTATTGTTGTGTCGTTTTTGATGGCTTATCTGGAAGATGATGATTGTGAGTTGATGAAGATCAAAGATGGGTGTCATGAAGGTGTTCCTGTTGAAATTCAAGAGTTTGAGGttaaaaagtaattttcttTAGAGCTTGTTTTTCCTATTTTCAATATACAATAGTCACACTGCTTATGAAGTTATATTTTGTAGTCTTTACTCAAATGACATCTTGCCTCATGAAAGTAACCCGTTCACATCACAATACTAGGAGGGTAaacttatatatgttttttctgCAATTtcaataatcaaaataaatttacaaaacaGATATTAAACTGTCTGGCTGGAGCTGgtagaaaaaaacaatatcaCATAATTTGGTTTCTAGGTCAAGTGTAGTCAGCGTTAGATTAACCTCATAGATAAGTGCGAGAAGGCGCATGTGTGGTTGATTCCGAACCAAGAAGAAGTTAAATCTAGATATATGGAAAACATTTTGTCCCATGTCCTCTTGCCTGAATTGAACAACATATGACTTGGTTGGGCCACTTCATCTCGGATGCACACAAATAGTTGTCGAGGTTGCACATGAGATTGTTGAAACGATGTATATTGGCAAAGGGAGCTCCAGATGACTTGAAATGCATTGGTATATATGAAGATCAAAGGATACAACTTTTATTTCGTGGCAATAGGTTAACCAATAAAGTGACCCCTCTACACGCACATGATCAGGTTTACCAATAATCCGATAAGGACAGCATGAATGACATACCTCCAAGCATTAGTGGTAAAGTCAAAAACCTCGGCTGTAGTAGGGTTTTCTGAACCTATTTCGAAAGAGGTGTATGAACCCCTAAATTTGTCTTTACTGTGAAGTTTGTCGTTTAGGTGCTCACGGGCTTCGGTTGGGCGTGTTCGGATTGGGCCAAGCAGAGTTTCTATTAGGCCGAAAGGATTACAAAGTCCAGGAATGAGCTCGGCTCTCTACGAGTGCGAGCTAAAGAGTTTGTTACAAAAGCGGGTCCAACCCCATAACAACCATCGCCGACTTCAACATTTAGAAGAGAGTAACGGAGgaagagagtagagagagaagtatcacagaggagagagagaactTAACGGAATAGAGAGATCCAATCCTGATTACAGCTCTGGAGTCCACAAAGCTTTCTATGGTTTCGTTTACGTGTCCTTGTCGTCTTCCAAGGAATCAAAAGCTGAGGGGTCGTCTTCTTCTTTGTAATTGATGTAGTATTCTTCTCCGGTGAGCTATTTGTGCAATCCCTTGCAGTAGCTGCACAAAAAAAACGATATCAGTCAATATTGTATTGATTAGACCAATAGTTTAGGTATGAGAGTTTCGTTCTCTCCTCATACATGCAGGAAACAAAGTTCAGGTTAACAATTGCATATGTTCTTACTTGCTAAGTTCATTAGATTGATTACAAGTTAAACATATATGATATAACTAAAGAACAATCAGATTCAATCTTAACCAGAATTGAGTTGAAGCTAAATTGAAACCTTAACAAGTGGTATCTTTCTAGGCTCAGACAATAAGGTTCGATCCGTTCTTGTTCTGAGGAGATAAGGTTGATCAGTATTTCTTGATGTTACTTGTGTCGTTGATTGTCTCTCGGAAGTTTGATCAAAATGGAATCTATTAATGGAAAGTTTTAA is a genomic window of Brassica napus cultivar Da-Ae chromosome A2, Da-Ae, whole genome shotgun sequence containing:
- the LOC106407289 gene encoding chlorophyllase-2-like isoform X1 — protein: MYLTHFILMNLQRKKIEENNKEKKKKMSSSSSRNAFVDGKYKPDLLTVDLASRCRCYKTTPSSSLTPPPPPKSLLVATPVEEGEYPVVMLLHGYLLYNSFYSQLMLHVSSYGFIVIAPQLYNIAGPDTMDEIKSTAEIIDWLSVGLNHFLPPQVTPNLSKFALTGHSRGGKTAFAVALKKFGYSSELKISALIGVDPVDGTGKGKQTPPPVLTYEPNSFNLEKMPVLVIGSGLGELARNPLFPPCAPTGVNHREFFQECQGPAWHFVAKDYGHLDMLDDDTKGLRGKSSYCLCKNGEERKPMRRFIGGIVVSFLMAYLEDDDCELMKIKDGCHEGVPVEIQEFEVKK
- the LOC106407289 gene encoding chlorophyllase-2-like isoform X2 — its product is MYLTHFILMNLQRKKIEENNKEKKKKMSSSSSRNAFVDGKYKPDLLTVDLASRCRCYKTTPSSSLTPPPPPKSLLVATPVEEGEYPVVMLLHGYLLYNSFYSQLMLHVSSYGFIVIAPQLYNIAGPDTMDEIKSTAEIIDWLSVGLNHFLPPQVTPNLSKFALTGHSRGGKTAFAVALKKFGYSSELKISALIGVDPVDGTGKVIGSGLGELARNPLFPPCAPTGVNHREFFQECQGPAWHFVAKDYGHLDMLDDDTKGLRGKSSYCLCKNGEERKPMRRFIGGIVVSFLMAYLEDDDCELMKIKDGCHEGVPVEIQEFEVKK